In Octopus bimaculoides isolate UCB-OBI-ISO-001 chromosome 14, ASM119413v2, whole genome shotgun sequence, the following are encoded in one genomic region:
- the LOC106870096 gene encoding zinc finger protein OZF codes for MATQQTMDKFSPDSVLSSNMLGKFQLTMTNNIQQQQQQQQQQQQQQQQQQQQPPQQQQQQQQQPPRMAEVDEKPFQNQSYMNQFTQGYYLQTHGILHPNEKLFSPDIYGKQFVQNSYLHTQPERMHTIEKAVPENNLCLKQPQPVLNKIPPPAPKTLPPLAPPSLPHTPMSSTRTTEKAFHCELCPKQFARRNTLQLHQRIHTGEKLFQCNFCAKHFVHKDKLQIHERIHTGEKPFQCEFCPKRFSRNDKLKIHRSTHTGERPFHCNYCPKQFVQKDKLLIHERTHTGEKPFHCDLCPKQFARSDRLQIHRRTHTGEKPFHCDLCPKQFVQRCYLKIHRRIHTGEKPFPCEYCPKEFARKDKLQIHTRSHTGEKPFQCDICREQFMKKAQLQSHQKSSHTVLEKPFQCDLCMQQFAERDELQLHRSTHLVTPQLPNDLDIKPFALIHELENQKRLQGSVRNNFLKPTSCKNIKEYTPMSTLLWQSIHP; via the coding sequence ATGGCTACACAGCAGACCATGGACAAATTTTCTCCTGATTCGGTGCTTTCCAGCAACATGCTCGGAAAGTTCCAGCTAACGATGACAAACAacatacagcagcagcagcagcaacagcagcaacagcagcagcagcaacagcaacagcagcagcagccaccccagcagcaacagcagcagcagcagcagcctccAAGAATGGCAGAGGTGGATGAGAAGCCATTCCAGAACCAGTCCTACATGAACCAGTTTACCCAAGGTTATTACTTACAGACCCATGGCATTTTGCACCCCAACGAAAAACTTTTCAGTCCCGACATTTACGGGAAACAGTTTGTTCAGAattcttatttacacacacaaccaGAACGCATGCACACCATCGAGAAGGCTGTACCGGAAAATAATCTTTGTCTCAAACAACCTCAGCCAGTTTTGAACAAGATTCCACCCCCAGCACCAAAGACATTACCCCCACTAGCCCCTCCTTCCCTTCCCCACACTCCCATGTCATCAACGAGGACTACAGAGAAAGCTTTCCATTGTGAGCTTTGCCCCAAGCAGTTTGCACGACGTAACACATTGCAGTTACACCAGAGAATACACACGGGTGAAAAACTGTTCCAATGTAATTTTTGTGCCAAACATTTTGTCCACAAGGACAAACTTCAGATCCACGAAAgaattcacactggagaaaagccattcCAGTGTGAATTTTGTCCCAAACGATTTTCACGCAACGATAAGCTGAAGATCCATCGAAGCACGCACACTGGTGAGAGGCCTTTTCATTGTAACTACTGTCCGAAGCAATTTGTCCAGAAGGACAAATTACTTATCCATGAGAGGACACATACAGGTGAAAAGCCTTTTCACTGTGACCTTTGCCCTAAGCAGTTTGCTCGGAGTGACCGACTGCAAATTCATCGAAGAACTCACACCGGAGAAAAGCCATTCCACTGCGACCTTTGTCCAAAACAGTTTGTTCAAAGATGTTACTTGAAAATCCATCGAAGAATCCATACGGGCGAGAAACCTTTTCCTTGTGAATATTGCCCGAAGGAGTTTGCCAGGAAGGATAAACTACAGATCCACACGAGGAGCCATACTGGCGAGAAGCCTTTTCAATGCGACATTTGTAGGGAGCAATTCATGAAGAAAGCTCAACTGCAGTCGCACCAGAAATCATCGCATACCGTTTTGGAGAAGCCGTTTCAGTGTGATTTATGCATGCAGCAGTTTGCAGAACGCGACGAACTGCAGCTGCACCGGAGCACTCACCTCGTAACGCCACAGTTACCTAATGACCTTGACATTAAGCCGTTTGCTCTCATCCATGAGCTGGAGAATCAGAAGCGACTGCAAGGGTCGGTGCGGAATAACTTTTTGAAACCAACATCCTGTAAAAACATCAAAGAGTACACTCCAATGAGTACACTACTTTGGCAATCAATTCAtccatga